In a single window of the Mugil cephalus isolate CIBA_MC_2020 chromosome 6, CIBA_Mcephalus_1.1, whole genome shotgun sequence genome:
- the b3galt2 gene encoding beta-1,3-galactosyltransferase 2: MQWRRRHCCPIKMTWTIKRSLFRTHVAGLLSLALLFTLFLFFSHQDWLPGRSGPRENPLAYTVRGLRTPKGEANQSSSLRGMWKEIGYIAPKPLLNLSSQQAEGAAGEAGGGGIGGGGGGGARMGVMGLEDSMSTNNSLQKEMGVGGRLSAQPYRYILNEPSKCKGSTPFLILLIAAEPRQADARNAIRQTWGNESVAMGLGFVRLFLLGTGKSSDTYLQSSIEEESRVYHDIIQQDYQDTYYNLTIKTLMGMNWVATYCPHASYVMKTDSDMFVNTEYLIQKLLKPEMPPKQKYFTGYLMRGYAPNRNKDSKWYMPPELYPSERYPIFCSGTGYVFSGDMAKLIYQASLSIRRLHLEDVYVGICLAKLRIDPAPPPNEFLFNHWRVSYSSCKYSHLITSHQFQPNELIKYWNHLQSYKHNACINITKEKNGRYKHRKFHGERPP; the protein is encoded by the coding sequence ATGCAGTGGAGACGGCGGCACTGCTGTCCCATCAAGATGACCTGGACCATCAAGCGGTCGCTCTTTCGGACCCATGTGGCCGGCCTCCTCTCGCTGGCTCTGCTGTTCACCCTCTTCCTATTTTTCAGCCACCAGGACTGGCTGCCGGGGCGCAGTGGGCCTAGAGAAAACCCACTGGCCTACACTGTCAGGGGCCTCCGCACTCCCAAGGGAGAAGCCAACCAGAGCAGCTCCCTGAGGGGCATGTGGAAGGAGATTGGGTATATAGCTCCAAAGCCTCTGCTCAACCTCAGCTCTCAGCAGGCAGAGGGGGCGGCTGGAgaggccggaggaggaggaataggtggaggaggaggaggaggagccaggaTGGGTGTAATGGGGCTGGAGGACTCTATGAGCACTAATAACAGTTTACAGAAGGAAATGGGCGTAGGAGGGAGGCTTAGTGCTCAGCCTTACCGATACATCCTAAATGAGCCCTCCAAGTGCAAGGGTAGCACCCCGTTCCTCATCCTACTCATTGCTGCAGAACCAAGACAAGCTGATGCCCGCAACGCAATTCGCCAGACGTGGGGAAATGAGAGCGTTGCGATGGGCCTGGGGTTCGTCCGTCTTTTTCTGCTAGGCACGGGAAAGAGCTCGGACACCTACCTCCAGAGCAGCATAGAGGAAGAGAGCCGAGTTTACCACGATATCATCCAACAGGACTATCAGGACACTTACTACAACCTGACCATCAAAACCCTCATGGGCATGAACTGGGTGGCCACCTATTGCCCACATGCCTCCTACGTGATGAAGACAGACAGTGATATGTTTGTCAATACAGAGTATCTCATCCAGAAGCTGCTGAAACCGGAGATGCCTCCCAAGCAGAAGTACTTCACAGGCTATCTGATGAGAGGCTATGCACCAAACCGAAACAAGGACAGTAAGTGGTACATGCCGCCCGAGCTGTATCCAAGCGAGCGCTACCCAATATTCTGCTCAGGCACGGGGTATGTGTTCTCAGGGGACATGGCCAAGCTGATCTATCAGGCCTCACTCAGCATACGCAGGCTGCACCTGGAGGACGTTTACGTGGGAATCTGCCTGGCCAAACTGCGCATCGACCCAGCACCCCCTCCCAACGAGTTCCTCTTCAACCACTGGCGGGTGTCTTACTCCAGTTGTAAGTACAGCCACCTGATCACATCCCATCAATTTCAGCCCAACGAACTCATCAAGTACTGGAACCACTTGCAGAGCTACAAGCACAATGCCTGTATCAACATCACCAAGGAGAAGAACGGCAGGTATAAACACAGAAAGTTCCACGGAGAGAGGCCTCCATGA